The following are encoded in a window of Salinibacter grassmerensis genomic DNA:
- a CDS encoding RsmD family RNA methyltransferase — MKLIAGRFGGHGLKTPSGHETRPSTARTREALFGLIDARIYLEGAEVLDLFSGTGALGLEAISRGAELVTFVEQKREVINYARENAEKIGVEDKCIFIQGDAVEYLRTYQGPALDLIMADPPYKLDTMQEMPDLAVPHLDTDGVFTLEHSSHDWFDEHPRLMTSRSYGRTIVSLFRPPLPPEATDDVTSDAESATESSPKTS; from the coding sequence ATGAAACTCATTGCCGGCCGGTTTGGCGGCCACGGCCTCAAAACGCCCTCTGGCCACGAGACACGCCCCTCCACGGCCCGGACGCGTGAGGCCCTGTTCGGGCTCATCGACGCCCGCATTTACCTTGAGGGCGCAGAGGTGCTTGACCTCTTTTCCGGCACGGGCGCACTCGGCCTGGAGGCCATCAGCCGAGGGGCGGAGCTCGTGACGTTCGTAGAGCAGAAACGCGAGGTCATCAACTACGCCCGAGAAAACGCCGAAAAGATTGGGGTGGAGGACAAATGTATCTTCATACAGGGGGACGCCGTGGAGTACCTGCGGACCTACCAGGGGCCGGCGCTCGACCTTATCATGGCGGATCCGCCCTACAAGCTGGACACCATGCAGGAGATGCCCGACCTGGCGGTGCCCCACCTCGACACCGATGGCGTTTTCACGCTCGAACACAGCTCGCACGACTGGTTCGATGAGCACCCCCGGCTGATGACGAGTCGGTCCTACGGGCGCACCATCGTGAGTCTATTTCGCCCCCCGCTTCCGCCCGAGGCAACGGACGACGTGACGAGCGACGCAGAGTCGGCCACGGAGTCCTCCCCGAAGACGTCTTAA
- a CDS encoding pyridoxine 5'-phosphate synthase, whose protein sequence is MTNLLINVDHVGTLRNAREETFPDPVHAAARCEQAGADGIVFHLREDRRHITERDVRLFAETVNGKLDFELSTEEEVVSICCDVVPDLATLVPERREEITTEGGLDVTANRSRLDAVTDRLYDAGVDQVSLFVDPAPAQLDAAAAVGANCVELHTGDFAEASTEAAQREEAERLAAAAEEAHEAGLRVHAGHGLNYKNFSLFRETVPHVAEVSIGFAVMARAILVGMDRAVRDMRTTVANAQP, encoded by the coding sequence GTGACAAACCTGCTCATTAACGTTGACCACGTTGGCACCCTCCGCAACGCCCGCGAGGAGACCTTCCCCGATCCTGTGCACGCCGCCGCGCGCTGTGAGCAGGCCGGGGCGGATGGAATTGTCTTTCACCTTCGTGAGGACCGTCGTCACATTACAGAGCGAGACGTGCGGCTCTTCGCCGAGACAGTGAACGGCAAACTCGACTTCGAGCTGTCCACTGAGGAAGAGGTGGTCTCCATCTGCTGCGACGTGGTGCCGGACCTGGCCACGCTAGTGCCCGAGCGGCGGGAAGAGATCACTACGGAGGGCGGGCTCGACGTCACGGCGAACCGCTCCCGCCTCGACGCCGTCACGGACCGCCTCTACGACGCCGGCGTGGACCAGGTGAGCCTCTTCGTCGACCCGGCCCCGGCCCAACTCGACGCCGCCGCCGCGGTGGGCGCCAACTGCGTCGAGCTCCACACCGGCGACTTTGCCGAGGCCTCTACGGAAGCCGCCCAGCGCGAGGAGGCCGAGCGGTTGGCCGCGGCCGCCGAAGAAGCCCACGAGGCGGGCCTCCGGGTGCACGCCGGACATGGACTGAACTACAAAAACTTTTCTCTCTTCCGAGAGACGGTCCCCCATGTCGCCGAGGTTTCAATCGGCTTTGCCGTGATGGCCCGTGCAATTCTCGTGGGCATGGACCGGGCCGTTCGCGACATGCGTACGACTGTAGCGAACGCCCAGCCGTAG
- the gcvH gene encoding glycine cleavage system protein GcvH — protein MDTPDDLYYTDDHEWLRVENGTATVGITDFAQSELGDIVFVELEPEGTELGQDDIFGTVEAVKTVSELYMPAGGTITAINEELELAPEVVNEDPYGDGWMIEIELAAPDEAEELMGADAYAEVT, from the coding sequence ATGGACACGCCGGACGACCTTTACTACACAGACGATCACGAATGGCTGCGCGTCGAGAACGGCACGGCCACCGTGGGCATCACAGACTTTGCACAGAGCGAACTCGGCGACATTGTTTTTGTCGAGCTAGAGCCGGAGGGGACGGAGCTTGGGCAGGACGACATCTTCGGGACTGTTGAGGCGGTCAAGACGGTGTCGGAGCTGTACATGCCCGCGGGGGGCACCATCACGGCGATCAACGAGGAGCTTGAGCTCGCGCCGGAGGTCGTAAACGAAGATCCGTACGGGGACGGATGGATGATTGAGATTGAACTCGCAGCGCCCGACGAGGCGGAGGAGCTGATGGGGGCTGACGCGTACGCGGAGGTCACGTGA
- the era gene encoding GTPase Era translates to MEHSEPLFDDISDDHTSGYVAIVGKPNVGKSTLMNALLGEKLSIVTKKPQTTRNRVLGIHSGPEHQAIFLDTPGIIEPRYALHETMMGQVQGAIRDADLLLFLHEATQDEPDTQSLKKIGDTPAFLVLTKMDLIPKQETLPLVESYEDLRAFDEVVPTSAKEGFNLQTLLHLVLDTLPEGPPFYPKDRISEHPERFFVAEMIREKVYKHYHQEIPYSVQVNVVAYEERPEGTKDYIDAEIVVMEESHKGILIGEGGKALKKVGMTAREDIEAFVKSSVYLNLHVKVQENWRDRKNVLRSYGYRA, encoded by the coding sequence ATGGAGCACTCCGAGCCCCTCTTCGACGACATCTCCGACGACCACACCAGCGGCTACGTCGCCATCGTGGGCAAGCCCAACGTGGGCAAGAGTACGTTGATGAATGCCCTACTCGGCGAAAAGCTGTCGATCGTCACCAAAAAGCCGCAGACCACCCGCAACCGCGTCCTTGGCATTCACTCGGGGCCGGAGCACCAGGCCATCTTTCTGGACACGCCGGGCATCATCGAGCCGCGCTACGCCCTGCACGAGACCATGATGGGGCAGGTGCAGGGGGCCATTCGGGACGCCGACCTTCTGCTCTTCCTCCACGAGGCCACTCAGGACGAGCCGGACACCCAGAGCCTAAAGAAAATTGGCGATACGCCGGCGTTTCTGGTCCTCACCAAGATGGACCTGATTCCGAAGCAGGAGACCCTCCCCCTCGTGGAGTCCTACGAGGACCTCCGGGCCTTCGACGAGGTGGTGCCGACCTCGGCCAAGGAAGGCTTCAACCTTCAGACCCTCCTTCACCTCGTGCTCGACACCCTGCCGGAGGGCCCGCCCTTCTACCCAAAGGATCGGATCAGCGAGCACCCGGAGCGCTTCTTCGTCGCCGAGATGATTCGGGAGAAGGTGTACAAGCACTACCACCAGGAAATTCCCTACTCTGTGCAGGTCAACGTCGTGGCCTACGAGGAACGGCCCGAGGGAACGAAGGACTACATCGACGCCGAGATCGTCGTCATGGAGGAGTCGCACAAGGGCATCCTGATCGGCGAGGGGGGCAAGGCCCTCAAGAAGGTGGGAATGACGGCCCGAGAGGACATTGAGGCGTTCGTCAAGAGCTCTGTGTACCTGAATCTGCACGTGAAGGTGCAGGAGAACTGGCGCGACCGGAAGAACGTCCTCCGCTCCTACGGCTACCGGGCGTAG
- the coaD gene encoding pantetheine-phosphate adenylyltransferase: protein MDQNFALYPGTFDPFTFGHRDVLERALRVFDRVEVTVGVNLEKETLFSTQERTTLVRRCTEDLDGVEVQAHQGLIVDRAQEVGAAALVRGLRQVSDFDAEFRMAFANRKLAPELETVFFMTSEEYALISSSMVRDAHRWDGDVSKFVPPPVVEALEQKGVPARS, encoded by the coding sequence ATGGACCAGAATTTTGCCCTGTATCCCGGCACGTTCGATCCCTTCACGTTCGGCCACCGGGACGTTTTGGAGCGGGCCCTCCGCGTCTTCGACCGTGTGGAAGTGACCGTGGGCGTCAACCTCGAAAAAGAGACCCTCTTTTCGACCCAGGAGCGCACGACACTCGTGCGTCGATGCACCGAAGACCTGGACGGCGTGGAGGTGCAGGCCCACCAGGGGCTCATCGTGGATCGCGCGCAGGAGGTCGGCGCGGCGGCCCTGGTGCGAGGGCTCCGTCAGGTGAGTGACTTCGACGCGGAGTTCCGCATGGCCTTTGCCAACCGGAAGCTGGCCCCGGAGCTGGAGACCGTGTTCTTCATGACCTCCGAGGAGTACGCCCTCATCAGTTCCTCGATGGTGCGGGATGCTCATCGATGGGACGGGGACGTCTCGAAGTTCGTGCCGCCTCCGGTCGTGGAGGCGCTGGAGCAGAAGGGCGTGCCGGCCCGGTCGTAA